From one Triticum aestivum cultivar Chinese Spring chromosome 4B, IWGSC CS RefSeq v2.1, whole genome shotgun sequence genomic stretch:
- the LOC123093755 gene encoding probable polygalacturonase, which produces MAARRAAALQVAVAVVALALCAAGGAGCRKHVRRVTEYGAVGDDRTLNTAAFASAVADLGRRAGDGGAALVVPEGRWLTGPFNLTSHFTLFLHYGAEILASQDLDDWPLIAPLPSYGRGRDEPGPRYSNFIGGSNLTDVIISGHNGTINGQGQVWWDKFHAKELHYTRGYLLELLYSRDIIISNVTFVDAPSWNLHPTYCTNVTISGVTILAPVHSPNTDGIDPDSSSHVKIEDCYIVSGDDCIAVKSGWDEYGIKFNMPSQHIVVRRLTCISPTSAMIALGSEMSGGIQDVRVEDNIAINTESAVRIKSGVGRGGFVRDVFVRRLSLHTMKWVFWMTGNYGQHPDNSSDPKALPEVTGINYRDVFAENVTMAGRMEGIPNDPYTGICMSNVTAQLAPKAKKLQWNCTDVQGVAYGVSPEPCPELGAEGKPCTFPEEELVIGPPELPKCTY; this is translated from the exons ATGGCCGCACGGAGAGCGGCGGCGCTTCAG gtggcggtggcggtggtggcgctGGCGCTGTGCGCGGCGGGGGGCGCGGGGTGCCGGAAGCACGTGCGGAGGGTCACGGAGTACGGGGCGGTGGGGGACGATAGGACGCTCAACACGGCGGCGTTCGCCAGCGCCGTGGCGGACCTGGGCAGgcgcgcgggcgacggcggcgcggcgctGGTGGTGCCGGAGGGGCGGTGGCTCACGGGGCCCTTCAACCTCACCAGCCACTTCACCCTCTTCCTCCACTACGGCGCCGAGATCCTCGCATCCCAG GACCTGGACGACTGGCCGCTGATAGCGCCGCTGCCGTCCTACGGGAGGGGGAGGGACGAGCCCGGCCCGAGGTACAGCAACTTCATCGGCGGATCCAACCTCACCGATGTCATCATCTCCG GTCACAATGGCACCATCAACGGGCAGGGGCAGGTGTGGTGGGACAAGTTCCACGCCAAGGAGCTCCACTACACGCGCGGCTACCTGCTCGAGCTCCTCTACTCCCGCGACATCATCATCTCCAACGTCACCTTCGTCGACGCGCCCTCCTGGAACCTCCACCCCACCTACTGCAC CAATGTGACCATCAGCGGTGTCACGATTCTCGCGCCGGTCCACTCGCCAAACACCGACGGGATCGACCCAG ATTCTTCGTCTCATGTCAAGATCGAGGACTGCTACATCGTGTCCGGCGACGACTGCATCGCGGTGAAGAGCGGCTGGGACGAATACGGCATTAAGTTCAACATGCCCAGCCAGCACATCGTCGTCAGGAGGCTCACCTGCATCTCCCCGACGAGCGCCATGATCGCGCTCGGCAGCGAGATGTCGGGCGGCATCCAGGACGTGCGCGTGGAGGACAACATTGCCATCAACACTGAGTCGGCCGTCAGGATCAAGTCCGGCGTGGGGAGGGGCGGCTTCGTCAGGGACGTCTTCGTGCGCCGCCTCAGCCTCCACACCATGAAGTGGGTCTTCTGGATGACCGGCAACTACGGCCAGCACCCCGACAACTCGTCCGACCCCAAGGCGCTGCCGGAGGTCACCGGCATCAACTACCGCGACGTGTTCGCCGAGAACGTGACCATGGCCGGCAGGATGGAGGGCATCCCCAACGACCCCTACACCGGGATATGCATGTCCAACGTCACCGCACAGCTCGCTCCGAAGGCCAAGAAGCTGCAATGGAACTGCACTGATGTCCAAGGAGTGGCATACGGCGTCTCGCCGGAGCCATGCCCGGAGCTTGGGGCAGAGGGCAAGCCCTGCACATTCCCGGAGGAAGAGCTCGTCATCGGTCCGCCTGAACTGCCCAAATGTACCTACTGA
- the LOC123093754 gene encoding uncharacterized protein — protein sequence MAAGEQHSAPKISSSTNTNSSGRPVTPFWKEKYERDARRYWDIFYKRHEDKFFKDRHYLDKEWGKYFEAQDGGNMVVLEVGCGAGNTIFPLLATYPDIFVHACDFSSRAVDLVKKHKDFRPDHVNAFTCDITSEQLTEAVEPSSVDLVTMIFMLSAVAPDKMPSVLQNVRNILKHGGRVLFRDYAFGDLAQERLMSKGQQISENFYVRGDGTRAYYFSNEYLVDLFSKCGFTLEEICVHNKKVENRSLDLVMNRNWIQATFTLNPAGPPSPNNQHDHNTCEGKDDKLAVGMSHNKSEREEIDLSVDFSNMFGTSHYLNEAQIIRIKAKGHDFKIKMLAKEYQHTCKSTGLMLWESAQFMCSLLAENPSIVAGKRVLEMGCGSAGICSMVAASSAQFVVATDGDEESLDLLRQNTSSNLEAELLNRISIRKLFWGDEDDVKAVRELSGDGAGFDCIIGTDVTYNPDATLPLFKTARALISDGGDAGSKAALILCYIQRRVDEDSVLSAAEAQGFRLVDKWINGVHESNGIISSWFRGNDVCGAFRNVTLSILYFEV from the exons ATGGCCGCCGGCGAGCAGCACAGCGCCCCGAAGATCTCCTCCTCCACCAACACCAATTCCTCCGGGAGGCCCGTCACTCCGTTCTGGAAAG AGAAGTACGAGAGGGATGCGCGGAGGTACTGGGATATCTTCTACAAGCGCCACGAGGACAAG TTCTTCAAAGACCGACACTACTTGGATAAAGAATGGGGGAAGTACTTTGAAGCCCAAGATGGAGGAAATATGGTTGTTTTGGAG GTTGGCTGTGGAGCTGGGAATACAATATTTCCACTGTTGGCTACATATCCGGATATATTTGTTCATGCTTGTGATTTTTCTTCACGAGCTGTCGATTTGGTTAAG AAACACAAGGACTTCAGACCTGACCATGTTAATGCATTTACATGTGATATTACATCAGAACAACTGACAGAGGCTGTGGAGCCGTCCTCCGTTGACCTTGTGACAATG ATATTTATGCTATCTGCAGTTGCCCCAGATAAAATGCCTTCAGTTCTGCAGAACGTCAGAAATATCCTCAAA CATGGTGGCCGCGTACTCTTTCGAGATTATGCCTTCGGTGACCTTGCTCAG GAAAGGCTTATGTCCAAAGGCCAGCAAATAAGTGAGAACTTTTATGTCAGAGGTGATGGCACG CGTGCGTACTACTTTTCAAACGAGTACCTGGTGGATTTGTTCTCAAAATGTGGATTTACTCTTGAGGAAATTTGTGTACACAACAAAAAGGTCGAGAACCGTTCACTAGACTTGGTGATGAACAG GAATTGGATCCAAGCTACGTTTACCCTCAACCCAGCTGGCCCTCCAAGTCCAAATAATCAACATGACCACAATACTTGTGAAGGAAAGGATGATAAGCTAGCTGTTGGCATGTCTCATAACAAGAGCGAAAGGGAAGAAATTGACCTTTCTGTGGATTTTAGCAATATGTTTGGAACGTCACACTATCTTAATGAG GCACAAATTATTAGGATTAAAGCAAAGGGTCACGACTTCAAAATAAAAATGCTCGCGAAAGAATACCAGCACACCTGCAAATCAACTGGACTAATGCTCTGGGAATCAGCTCAGTTCATGTGCAGTCTTCTAGCAGAGAATCCTTCCATAGTCGCTGGCAAAAGGGTGCTGGAGATGGGCTGTGGCTCAGCTGGCATCTGTTCAATGGTTGCTGCCAGTTCTGCTCAGTTTGTTGTAGCCACCGATGGGGATGAAGAATCACTTGATCTTCTCAGACAGAACACTTCCTCAAATTTGGAGGCTGAACTTCTCAACAGAATTTCAATTAGGAAGTTATTCTGGGGTGACGAAGATGACGTGAAGGCAGTCCGAGAGCTTTCTGGTGATGGTGCAGGCTTCGATTGCATAATAGGCACCGACGTGACCTACAACCCTGATGCTACACTTCCTCTCTTCAAGACTGCTAGGGCACTGATTTCTGACGGTGGCGATGCTGGTTCAAAGGCAGCCCTTATTCTTTGCTACATCCAGCGTCGTGTTGACGAGGATTCGGTCCTCTCAGCCGCAGAGGCCCAGGGCTTCAGGCTCGTGGACAAATGGATAAATGGAGTGCACGAGAGCAATGGTATCATTAGCTCTTGGTTCCGTGGCAATGACGTTTGCGGTGCTTTCCGGAATGTAACGCTTTCCATATTGTACTTTGAAGTGTGA
- the LOC123093756 gene encoding 50S ribosomal protein L5, chloroplastic, protein MAATAVTLPSTSPSPFPVAAPSARRCLQLHRSPAPRRAVRVAASAATEAPPKPPPATPSGIILVDPAEAQKVHRLKTVYDTKVIPVITEEFGYTNVHQVPKLEKIVVNCGLGVDAGNNKGLEAAMKDLASITGQYPVKTKAKNSVASFKIREGNTIGIAVTLRGRVMFNFLDRLINLGLPRTMDFLGVNPNSFDGHGNYTIGLRDQGVFPEIPYEVGGKKNGMDVTIVTTAKTDNEAQRLLALLGMPFAENIKSDQFKKKRLKRHHFMSKGRGRK, encoded by the exons ATGGCAGCCACGGCGGTGACCCTGCCCTCCACCTCGCCGTCGCccttccccgtcgccgccccctccgcGCGCCGCTGCCTCCAGCTCCACCGCTCGCCGGCCCCCCGCCGCGCCGtccgcgtcgccgcctccgccgcgaccgaggcgccgcccaagccgccgccgGCCACCCCCTCCGGCATCATCCTCGTCGACCCCGCCGAGGCCCAGAAGGTGCACCGCCTCAAGACCGTCTACGACACCAAGGTCATCCCCGTCATCACCGAGGAGTTCGGCTACACCAATGTCCACCAG GTGCCCAAGCTGGAGAAGATTGTGGTGAACTGCGGGCTGGGGGTGGATGCGGGGAACAACAAGGGCCTGGAGGCCGCCATGAAGGACCTCGCCTCCATCACCGGCCAGTACCCCGTCAAGACCAAGGCCAAGAACTCCGTCGCCAGCTTCAAGATCCGCGAGGGCAACACCATTGGTATCGCCGTCACGCTCCGCGGCAGG GTGATGTTCAACTTCCTGGATAGGCTCATCAACCTTGGGCTCCCTAGGACCATGGACTTCCTAGGTGTCAACCCCAACAGCTTCGACGGGCACGGCAACTACACCATCGGCCTCCGCGACCAGGGCGTGTTCCCGGAGATCCCCTACGAGGTGGGCGGCAAGAAGAACGGTATGGACGTCACCATTGTCACCACCGCCAAGACCGACAACGAGGCGCAGAGGCTCCTCGCGCTCCTCGGCATGCCATTCGCCGAGAACATCAAGTCGGACCAGTTCAAGAAGAAGAGGTTGAAGCGCCACCACTTCATGAGCAAGGGCAGGGGAAGGAAGTGA